The Blautia hydrogenotrophica DSM 10507 genome window below encodes:
- a CDS encoding PLP-dependent aminotransferase family protein: MLTYNFEERKNCPLYEFLYQKMKEDILQGNLKANERLPSKRSLARHLEISVITVENAYAQLMMEGYIYSKEKSGYYVSELALQLPAEPGKKDVPLQEEETISTEYFLDLKNNSVPTENFPFTVWSRLMRRVLADREIRLLERVPPQGALELRKAISDHLYQFRGMNVEPGRIIVGAGTEYLYGLLIQLLGREEIYGVENPGYRKISQVYRCQGVTCEYIPMDFQGLSVKALRDSKVTVLHISPGHHFPTGIVMPIKRRQELLCWAKERGGRYIIEDDYDSELRFQGRPIQTLQSIDDEEKVIYINTFSKTMTPSIRISYIVLPRHLMERYQAKLSFYACTVPSFEQYTLARFIREGYFEQHINRMRNYYRTLRDEMVQAIEDSRLRGRMLIQEQNSGLHFLLQVKTRKSDDEIRLCAQRQGIRLDCLSQYYEGTGREYEHCLVINYSGVDRKRIQEGIRRLERIFQDEE; encoded by the coding sequence ATGCTTACCTATAATTTCGAAGAAAGAAAAAACTGTCCGCTCTATGAGTTTCTCTATCAAAAGATGAAAGAGGATATTTTGCAAGGGAATTTGAAAGCGAATGAAAGGCTTCCCTCAAAACGGAGTCTGGCTAGACATCTGGAGATCAGTGTGATTACTGTGGAAAATGCTTACGCTCAGCTGATGATGGAAGGATATATTTATTCCAAGGAGAAGAGTGGTTATTATGTAAGTGAGCTCGCGCTGCAATTGCCAGCAGAACCGGGAAAAAAGGATGTTCCATTACAGGAAGAGGAGACAATAAGTACGGAATATTTTTTAGATTTAAAGAATAACAGTGTACCGACGGAAAATTTTCCTTTTACCGTATGGTCTAGACTGATGAGAAGAGTTTTGGCAGATCGTGAGATACGCCTGTTGGAACGTGTGCCGCCCCAGGGGGCGTTGGAACTTCGAAAAGCGATCTCGGACCATTTGTATCAATTTCGCGGAATGAACGTGGAACCAGGGAGAATTATTGTGGGAGCCGGGACGGAGTATCTCTATGGCTTGCTGATTCAGCTATTGGGGAGAGAGGAGATTTATGGCGTGGAGAATCCCGGTTATAGGAAGATTTCTCAGGTCTACCGGTGCCAGGGAGTAACCTGTGAGTACATTCCAATGGATTTCCAGGGACTGTCAGTGAAGGCGCTCAGGGACAGTAAGGTCACAGTTTTGCACATCTCTCCGGGGCATCATTTTCCCACAGGAATTGTCATGCCGATTAAGCGTCGCCAGGAGTTGCTTTGCTGGGCTAAGGAACGAGGGGGGAGATATATCATAGAGGATGACTATGACAGTGAGCTGAGATTCCAGGGGAGGCCGATTCAGACGCTACAATCCATTGACGATGAGGAGAAAGTGATTTATATCAATACCTTTTCAAAGACGATGACCCCTTCGATCCGAATCAGTTATATTGTGTTACCTCGCCATTTGATGGAACGGTACCAGGCGAAGTTGTCTTTTTATGCATGTACAGTTCCCAGCTTTGAGCAGTACACGTTGGCCAGATTTATTCGGGAGGGGTATTTTGAGCAGCACATCAATCGAATGAGGAATTATTATCGCACACTGAGAGATGAGATGGTTCAGGCAATTGAAGACAGCAGACTGAGAGGGAGAATGCTGATACAGGAACAGAATTCAGGATTGCATTTTTTATTGCAGGTGAAGACAAGAAAGAGTGATGATGAGATTCGGCTTTGTGCGCAAAGACAGGGGATTCGTCTGGACTGTCTGTCACAGTACTATGAGGGAACCGGTCGAGAGTATGAGCACTGTCTAGTAATTAACTATTCAGGAGTGGACAGGAAGCGGATTCAAGAGGGAATTCGGCGGCTAGAGAGGATTTTCCAGGACGAAGAATAG
- the rplT gene encoding 50S ribosomal protein L20 — MARIKGGLNAKKKHNRTLKLAKGYRGARSKQYRVAKQSVMRALTSSYAGRKERKRQFRQLWIARINAAARMNGLSYSRFMYGLKLAEVNMNRKMLAEMAVNDPEGFKTLAEVAKGKLA, encoded by the coding sequence ATGGCAAGAATTAAAGGCGGTTTAAACGCGAAGAAGAAACATAATCGTACATTGAAACTGGCAAAAGGTTACAGAGGAGCCAGATCTAAACAGTATAGAGTAGCAAAACAGTCCGTGATGAGAGCTCTTACCAGCTCTTATGCAGGTAGAAAAGAAAGAAAACGTCAGTTCAGACAGCTTTGGATTGCGCGTATCAACGCGGCTGCAAGAATGAACGGATTGTCATACAGCAGATTTATGTATGGCCTGAAACTGGCTGAGGTGAACATGAACAGAAAAATGCTGGCAGAGATGGCAGTGAACGATCCGGAAGGATTTAAGACTTTGGCAGAAGTAGCAAAGGGAAAATTGGCTTAA
- the rpmI gene encoding 50S ribosomal protein L35: protein MPKIKTCRAAAKRFKKTGTGKLVRSKAYKSHILTKKSQKRKRNLRKSTVTDSTNVKNMKKALPYL, encoded by the coding sequence ATGCCAAAAATTAAAACATGTAGAGCAGCAGCGAAACGTTTCAAAAAAACAGGTACAGGAAAATTAGTGAGAAGTAAAGCGTATAAAAGCCATATCTTGACAAAGAAGTCTCAGAAGAGAAAAAGAAATCTGAGAAAATCTACTGTTACGGATTCTACCAATGTAAAGAACATGAAGAAAGCATTACCATATTTATAA
- the infC gene encoding translation initiation factor IF-3 — protein MRKVWRCKTISNLSINEQIRDKEVRLIGPDGAQMGIMSAREAMLKAQEAGLDLVKIAPQAKPPVCKIIDYGKYKYELARKEKEARKKQKIIDVKEVRLSPNIDTNDLKTKVNAARKFLSKGDRVKVTLRFRGREMAHMHSSKHVLDDFAEQLKDVATVEKAPKVEGRSMTMFLTEKR, from the coding sequence TTGAGAAAGGTATGGAGGTGCAAGACAATTAGCAATTTAAGTATTAATGAGCAAATCAGAGACAAAGAAGTACGTCTGATTGGGCCAGATGGGGCACAGATGGGAATTATGTCCGCGAGAGAGGCTATGTTGAAAGCTCAGGAAGCAGGTTTGGACCTGGTGAAGATCGCTCCACAGGCAAAACCACCTGTATGCAAGATTATCGATTACGGAAAGTATAAATATGAGCTGGCTAGAAAAGAAAAGGAAGCCAGAAAAAAACAGAAGATTATCGATGTCAAGGAAGTACGTCTTTCACCGAATATTGATACTAATGATTTGAAAACAAAAGTGAATGCGGCTAGAAAGTTTTTGAGCAAGGGAGACCGGGTAAAGGTGACATTGCGATTCCGTGGAAGGGAGATGGCTCATATGCACAGCAGTAAGCATGTGTTGGATGACTTTGCGGAGCAACTCAAGGATGTCGCGACAGTGGAAAAGGCACCAAAGGTGGAAGGCCGCAGCATGACAATGTTTTTAACTGAAAAACGTTAA
- a CDS encoding DUF1540 domain-containing protein, translating into MPMLRCSATTCLYNKEEYCSKGDIMISGEQAKYADETNCASFVERKDGSAVNSTGCGCERINIQCQAHDCVYNTNEKCEAAQVNIAGTGACVCQDTKCGTFECCH; encoded by the coding sequence ATGCCAATGTTAAGATGTTCTGCTACGACCTGTCTCTATAATAAAGAGGAGTACTGTTCAAAAGGAGATATCATGATCAGTGGAGAGCAGGCAAAATATGCAGATGAGACAAACTGTGCAAGCTTTGTAGAACGCAAGGATGGCTCAGCAGTCAACAGCACAGGCTGTGGATGCGAAAGAATTAATATCCAGTGCCAGGCACATGACTGTGTCTACAATACCAACGAGAAGTGTGAGGCGGCACAGGTGAATATTGCCGGAACTGGAGCCTGCGTCTGTCAGGATACCAAATGCGGCACATTTGAGTGCTGTCACTAG
- the ftsZ gene encoding cell division protein FtsZ, whose translation MTNEAESSAKIIVIGVGGAGNNAVNRMVEEAIGGVEFVGINTDKQALTLCKAPTVLQIGEKITKGLGAGAQPEVGQKAAEESIEEVKQLMEGADMVFVTCGMGGGTGTGAAPVVAGAAKEMGILTVGVVTKPFRFEAKTRMNNALSGIERLKENVDTLIVIPNDKLLEIVDRRTTMPEALKKADEVLQQAVQGITDLINLPALINLDFADVQTVMTDKGIAHIGIGEARGDDKALEAVQQAVASPLLETTIKGASHVIINISGDISLMDANDAASYVQELTGEDANIIFGAMYDDTVADYARITVIATGLDDTAAKAGFMGKGTSSFGMKKPAQQNNAATNKMPNGMTMPSFNIPNVNSSPFTPKQPTSTVQKKDIQIPDFLKNR comes from the coding sequence ATGACGAATGAGGCTGAGTCTTCTGCGAAGATTATAGTGATCGGTGTAGGCGGCGCAGGTAATAACGCAGTAAATAGAATGGTTGAAGAGGCAATTGGCGGAGTTGAGTTTGTGGGTATTAATACGGATAAGCAGGCTTTGACTCTGTGTAAAGCTCCGACAGTACTTCAGATTGGCGAAAAAATTACCAAGGGTCTTGGTGCAGGCGCGCAGCCGGAAGTTGGACAGAAGGCGGCAGAAGAGAGCATCGAAGAGGTTAAACAATTGATGGAAGGCGCTGACATGGTCTTCGTGACTTGCGGTATGGGTGGCGGAACCGGAACTGGAGCGGCTCCCGTGGTGGCAGGCGCAGCGAAAGAGATGGGAATTCTGACCGTCGGTGTAGTGACAAAACCATTTCGCTTTGAAGCGAAGACTCGCATGAATAATGCGTTGTCAGGTATTGAGAGATTAAAAGAAAACGTGGACACTTTGATAGTGATTCCAAACGATAAATTGTTGGAAATTGTGGACCGTCGCACAACGATGCCGGAGGCCTTGAAGAAGGCTGATGAGGTCCTGCAGCAGGCCGTACAGGGAATTACCGATCTGATTAATCTGCCGGCTCTGATTAACCTGGACTTCGCAGATGTACAGACTGTGATGACCGACAAGGGAATTGCGCATATTGGAATCGGCGAGGCGAGAGGAGACGACAAGGCTCTAGAAGCAGTTCAGCAAGCAGTTGCAAGTCCGTTGCTTGAGACTACGATCAAGGGCGCAAGTCATGTGATTATTAATATCTCCGGAGATATCTCTCTGATGGATGCGAACGATGCCGCAAGCTACGTTCAGGAGTTGACCGGAGAGGATGCGAATATTATCTTTGGTGCTATGTACGACGATACCGTAGCAGATTACGCGAGAATCACTGTGATTGCAACAGGACTGGACGACACTGCGGCAAAGGCAGGTTTTATGGGAAAAGGAACTTCTAGTTTTGGTATGAAAAAGCCGGCTCAGCAGAACAATGCTGCGACGAATAAGATGCCAAATGGGATGACAATGCCGAGTTTTAACATTCCGAATGTAAATTCTAGTCCGTTTACCCCTAAACAGCCTACCAGCACAGTTCAGAAGAAGGATATCCAGATTCCAGATTTTTTAAAGAATAGATAA
- a CDS encoding cell division protein FtsQ/DivIB, with protein MRASNYRKKLDKKTLKMIWGTVGGLMIGGIIFFFAYFNVTHVEVVESTHYSKEKIEEMVLTGPMASNSVLAPLLYSKDNVEGIPFIEKFDVTQVNRNTIAVSVKEMEAVGCIPYLDCYVYFDREGVMIESSVERDEKIPYFDGIRVDRVVKGEVLPIKGKTVLNTAVSLARIFEKNESIPDHIIFDENYQITLQYGDIQVELGQDQYLEEKMEKVIAILPLIQGKKGILHLENISDSMQNVTFEETVDEKETDSDQEGTAEDEEGDSDSTGDTYDDRSYDDGSYDDGSYDDGSYDDGSYDDGSYDDGSYDDGSYDDGSYDDGSYDDGSYDDGSYDDGSYDDGSYGDGSYDSGVYSNDTSGSEGVGSGDYSGY; from the coding sequence ATGAGAGCATCCAATTATCGAAAAAAACTGGATAAGAAGACTTTGAAAATGATCTGGGGCACCGTTGGCGGATTGATGATAGGGGGCATCATTTTTTTCTTCGCATATTTTAATGTGACTCATGTGGAAGTGGTGGAGAGTACTCACTACTCCAAGGAAAAAATAGAAGAGATGGTCCTTACTGGACCGATGGCCTCCAATTCGGTATTGGCGCCCCTTTTATATAGTAAGGATAACGTGGAGGGGATTCCCTTCATAGAAAAATTTGATGTGACACAGGTGAATCGAAATACAATTGCAGTCAGTGTAAAAGAGATGGAGGCTGTAGGCTGTATCCCTTATTTGGACTGTTATGTGTATTTCGATCGGGAAGGTGTGATGATTGAGAGCTCCGTGGAGCGAGATGAAAAGATCCCTTATTTCGATGGAATTCGTGTGGACCGAGTAGTGAAAGGGGAGGTGTTGCCGATTAAAGGAAAGACCGTCTTAAACACAGCGGTCAGTCTGGCGAGGATCTTTGAGAAGAACGAGAGTATCCCTGACCACATTATTTTTGATGAAAATTATCAGATCACGCTTCAGTATGGAGACATTCAGGTGGAACTGGGACAAGACCAGTATCTGGAAGAAAAAATGGAAAAGGTAATCGCGATTCTTCCGCTGATTCAAGGAAAAAAGGGAATTCTGCATTTGGAAAATATCAGTGATAGTATGCAGAATGTCACCTTCGAGGAGACTGTGGACGAGAAAGAGACAGACAGTGACCAGGAGGGAACGGCAGAAGATGAGGAAGGAGATTCGGATTCTACCGGAGACACCTACGATGACAGAAGTTATGACGACGGAAGTTATGACGACGGAAGTTACGACGATGGAAGTTATGACGACGGAAGTTACGATGATGGAAGTTATGACGACGGAAGTTACGACGACGGAAGTTACGATGATGGAAGTTATGACGACGGAAGTTACGATGATGGAAGTTATGACGACGGAAGTTACGACGACGGAAGTTATGATGACGGAAGTTACGGCGATGGAAGCTACGACAGTGGTGTCTACAGCAATGATACTTCAGGCAGTGAAGGCGTCGGCAGCGGTGATTATAGCGGGTATTAA
- the murA gene encoding UDP-N-acetylglucosamine 1-carboxyvinyltransferase translates to MRRYLGVQRVDAIRIIGGRPLEGSIYIQGSKNAALPMMAAALLHEGTTVLHNCPRIADVFCMEEILRELGADTFWEEHSLHIDCSRIGKSHVDQNYAKKMRSSVILLGALLGRKKEGTIGYPGGCVIGQRPVDLHLRVLRCLGAKIWQTEEGISADAKEMTGGEFIFPQRSVGATEQGILAAVRLPGVTKLYNCAQEPEILWLQKMLNEMGADVSGAQSGQICIYGGNALRDCEFWVPPDRIVAGTYLCASAITRGRLTIQNPPVGEIQAFLEVYRKMGGQYEFNSGKLLADSRRATKAVSFVETKEYPGFPTDLQSPLMAVLAVADGVSHIRENIFEDRFKTAWELNKMGATIQVSGQEARIEGCQNLRGATVEARELRGGAALMLAGLAADGETILTGSAYIDRGYERICEDMISLGGRIERYR, encoded by the coding sequence GTGAGAAGGTATCTGGGAGTGCAAAGAGTGGACGCGATTCGGATTATCGGAGGCAGGCCTCTAGAAGGCAGCATTTATATACAGGGTTCTAAGAATGCTGCGCTGCCTATGATGGCTGCCGCACTTTTACATGAAGGTACCACGGTGCTGCATAATTGTCCGCGGATAGCGGATGTATTTTGCATGGAAGAAATTCTGAGAGAACTTGGAGCAGATACCTTTTGGGAAGAGCATTCGCTTCATATTGACTGTAGCAGAATCGGTAAAAGTCATGTAGACCAAAACTATGCGAAAAAAATGCGTTCTTCCGTTATTCTGTTGGGGGCGTTATTGGGCAGAAAAAAAGAGGGGACGATTGGTTATCCAGGAGGATGTGTGATCGGACAAAGACCGGTAGATCTGCATCTTAGAGTCTTGCGATGTTTAGGAGCAAAGATTTGGCAGACAGAAGAAGGAATCAGCGCAGACGCCAAAGAAATGACGGGAGGAGAATTTATTTTTCCACAGAGGAGCGTAGGAGCGACAGAACAGGGGATTTTGGCAGCCGTGCGTCTTCCAGGAGTGACGAAACTGTATAATTGTGCTCAGGAACCGGAAATCTTATGGCTTCAAAAAATGCTCAATGAGATGGGAGCCGATGTGAGTGGTGCGCAGAGTGGACAGATTTGTATATACGGCGGCAATGCGCTCAGGGACTGTGAGTTTTGGGTACCGCCGGACCGGATTGTGGCGGGAACCTATCTGTGTGCGTCTGCAATTACGAGAGGCAGGCTTACGATACAAAACCCACCTGTAGGGGAAATTCAGGCGTTCCTGGAAGTATATCGTAAAATGGGTGGACAATATGAGTTCAACAGTGGTAAACTATTAGCGGACAGTCGGCGGGCGACAAAGGCTGTTTCCTTTGTGGAGACGAAAGAATATCCAGGATTTCCCACAGATTTGCAGTCACCTCTTATGGCTGTCTTGGCTGTGGCGGATGGAGTCAGTCACATTCGTGAGAATATATTTGAAGATCGCTTTAAGACAGCATGGGAGCTGAACAAAATGGGAGCGACAATTCAAGTATCAGGACAGGAAGCCAGAATAGAGGGATGTCAAAATCTCAGAGGAGCAACAGTGGAGGCTCGGGAGCTGCGGGGCGGGGCAGCGTTGATGCTGGCAGGTCTAGCGGCCGATGGCGAGACGATTTTGACAGGCAGTGCCTACATTGACAGGGGCTATGAGAGAATTTGTGAAGATATGATAAGTCTGGGAGGAAGAATAGAAAGATACAGGTAG
- a CDS encoding FtsW/RodA/SpoVE family cell cycle protein: protein MSQEKKKEKLDIALLALVLILVVFGLVMLMSTSAYNGRVKFDDSAYYFKKQLFATALGLMAMYLISRMDYHRLTALAPACYVLALILSTAVLFFGQEYNGSKRWLALGPLSFQPSEFSKVAVILFLAWVTERTRGRTDSFGFMAKIMVLLLPIVGLVGTNNLSTAIIILGIGVILIFVANPKYLQFVGIGLAGVGFITVFLAMESYRLERLAIWRDPEKYEKGFQTIQGLYAIGSGGVFGTGLGSSMQKLGFVPEAQNDMIFSIICEELGLVGASLLIIVFALLLWRLMVIATHTADLEGSLICAGILGHMAIQVILNIAVVTNTIPNTGITLPFISYGGTSVLFLLGEMGLALSVSRCRKHI, encoded by the coding sequence GTGTCCCAGGAGAAGAAGAAAGAAAAATTAGATATTGCGTTGCTGGCACTGGTATTGATTCTGGTCGTGTTTGGCCTAGTCATGCTGATGAGTACCAGCGCTTATAATGGGCGGGTCAAGTTTGATGATTCCGCCTATTATTTTAAGAAACAGTTGTTTGCCACGGCTTTGGGGCTGATGGCTATGTATCTGATATCCAGGATGGATTATCATCGGCTGACTGCTTTGGCTCCTGCCTGTTACGTGCTGGCTTTGATTCTGTCCACGGCGGTGCTTTTCTTTGGTCAGGAGTACAATGGCTCTAAGAGGTGGTTGGCCCTGGGACCTCTGTCATTTCAGCCCTCAGAGTTTTCCAAAGTGGCGGTGATTCTGTTTCTGGCCTGGGTGACGGAACGCACCAGGGGCAGGACAGACAGCTTTGGATTTATGGCAAAAATTATGGTGCTGTTGCTTCCTATCGTGGGACTCGTGGGCACAAATAATCTGAGTACAGCGATCATTATTTTGGGAATCGGGGTAATTTTGATTTTTGTGGCGAATCCTAAATACCTACAGTTCGTGGGAATTGGCTTAGCAGGAGTGGGATTTATCACTGTTTTCCTGGCTATGGAGAGCTATCGGTTGGAGAGGCTGGCGATTTGGAGAGACCCTGAAAAATATGAGAAGGGATTTCAGACCATTCAGGGACTCTACGCTATCGGGAGCGGCGGTGTGTTTGGAACTGGGTTGGGGAGCAGTATGCAGAAGCTAGGGTTTGTCCCGGAGGCACAGAATGATATGATATTTTCAATTATCTGTGAAGAGTTAGGACTGGTGGGAGCTAGTCTTTTGATTATCGTATTCGCTCTGCTTTTGTGGAGACTGATGGTGATCGCAACTCATACGGCGGACTTGGAGGGCTCTCTGATCTGCGCAGGGATTTTGGGACATATGGCGATTCAGGTGATTTTGAATATCGCTGTTGTCACAAATACAATTCCGAATACGGGAATCACGTTGCCATTTATCAGTTATGGAGGGACTTCGGTGTTGTTTTTGTTGGGAGAAATGGGGCTGGCTCTCTCAGTAAGCCGGTGTAGAAAGCATATCTGA
- the murD gene encoding UDP-N-acetylmuramoyl-L-alanine--D-glutamate ligase — protein sequence MELKGKKVLVFGSGISGIGAADLLGREGALPIIFDGNDKLSEKDILHKTRGDYPLEVYIGELPKEVQSSLDLAVLSPGVPTDIPQVKRLYELGISVWGEVELAYQVGKGTVLAITGTNGKTTTTALLGKIMADHQDSVFVVGNIGNAYTSAASQMKEESVTVAEISSFQLETIETFAPHVSAILNITEDHLNRHHTMEEYIRVKELITKNQGCDDYCILNYEDEILRKFGENLTPRVIYFSSVRELDEGIFLRDGRIILRLDKKEIPFMKTQQLRILGRHNHENAMAAIAMAYVAGVSAEEICRSVCNFQAVEHRIEFVEEKDGVAYYNDSKGTNPDAAIKGIQAMDRPTLLIGGGFDKGSEYDEWIQSFDGKVRYLVLIGQTREKIQEAANRLGFHDCILAENLEEAVKICAKKANPGDAVLLSPACASWGQFDNYEQRGNMFKEYVHSL from the coding sequence ATGGAATTAAAGGGAAAAAAAGTATTGGTGTTTGGCTCTGGAATCAGCGGCATAGGAGCTGCGGATTTGCTGGGAAGGGAAGGGGCACTTCCGATTATCTTCGATGGGAATGATAAACTCTCAGAGAAAGATATTTTACATAAAACCAGAGGAGATTACCCGCTGGAAGTGTATATCGGAGAACTTCCAAAGGAGGTCCAGTCATCTTTGGACTTAGCGGTTTTAAGCCCGGGTGTCCCCACAGATATTCCTCAGGTAAAACGCCTCTACGAGCTGGGGATTTCTGTGTGGGGAGAGGTAGAACTGGCCTACCAGGTCGGAAAGGGAACGGTGCTCGCTATTACCGGAACCAACGGTAAAACCACAACCACAGCCCTTTTGGGAAAGATTATGGCCGACCATCAGGACTCGGTCTTTGTGGTGGGGAATATAGGAAACGCTTATACAAGCGCAGCTTCTCAGATGAAAGAGGAGAGCGTTACAGTCGCGGAAATCAGCAGTTTTCAGCTGGAGACCATCGAAACATTTGCTCCCCATGTGAGCGCGATCTTGAATATCACTGAGGACCATCTGAACCGGCACCACACGATGGAAGAGTACATTCGTGTCAAAGAGCTGATTACGAAAAACCAGGGCTGTGACGATTACTGTATTCTGAATTATGAAGATGAGATTCTGAGAAAATTTGGAGAGAATTTAACGCCGAGGGTTATCTATTTTTCCAGCGTCAGGGAATTAGACGAAGGAATTTTTCTTAGAGATGGCAGAATCATTCTTCGGCTGGATAAGAAAGAGATTCCCTTTATGAAAACTCAACAGCTGAGAATACTGGGACGGCACAACCATGAGAATGCAATGGCTGCCATAGCCATGGCGTATGTTGCCGGAGTTTCAGCGGAGGAGATCTGCCGCAGCGTCTGTAACTTTCAGGCCGTGGAGCACCGAATTGAATTTGTGGAGGAAAAAGACGGTGTTGCGTATTACAACGATTCTAAGGGGACGAACCCGGATGCTGCGATAAAAGGAATTCAGGCGATGGACAGGCCGACTTTGCTGATCGGAGGCGGATTCGACAAGGGTTCAGAGTATGATGAGTGGATTCAGTCTTTTGACGGAAAAGTACGGTATCTGGTTTTAATAGGACAAACGAGGGAGAAAATTCAGGAAGCGGCTAATCGTCTAGGATTTCATGACTGTATTCTGGCTGAGAATTTGGAGGAAGCCGTTAAGATCTGCGCGAAAAAGGCAAATCCGGGAGACGCGGTTTTGCTCTCTCCTGCTTGCGCCAGTTGGGGACAGTTTGACAATTATGAACAAAGAGGGAATATGTTCAAAGAGTACGTACATAGTCTATAG
- the mraY gene encoding phospho-N-acetylmuramoyl-pentapeptide-transferase, whose amino-acid sequence MDFQIVIPVLISFVISVALGPIIIPFLRKLKMGQTERVDGVQSHLKKAGTPTMGGIIFLLSTVVTSLFYVKDYPKIIPILFLTLGFGIIGFLDDYLKVVLRRSDGLLPWQKFLLQVVVTAVFVFYLLNYTDVSLAMLIPFWSGHYLNIGWLAVPLLFIAVIGTVNGVNFTDGLDGLASSVTIMVAVFFTVVSVGMNSGIEPITCAVVGGLMGFLLFNVFPASVFMGDTGSLALGGFVAGTAYMLQMPLFILIVGLIYLIEVISVIMQVTYFKMTHGKRIFKMAPIHHHFELCGWSETRVVAVFSIVTAILCLIGLLAL is encoded by the coding sequence ATGGATTTTCAGATTGTTATCCCGGTTCTGATTTCCTTTGTAATCAGTGTGGCGCTGGGACCGATTATTATTCCATTCCTGAGAAAACTGAAAATGGGTCAGACAGAGCGTGTGGACGGTGTCCAGTCACATCTGAAAAAAGCGGGAACTCCCACGATGGGAGGGATTATTTTTCTGTTGTCAACGGTGGTGACTTCTCTGTTCTATGTGAAGGACTACCCGAAGATCATTCCCATTTTGTTTTTGACTTTGGGATTTGGAATTATTGGCTTTCTGGATGATTACCTGAAAGTTGTGCTGCGGCGTTCGGATGGTCTTTTGCCTTGGCAGAAATTTTTGCTTCAAGTCGTGGTCACGGCTGTTTTTGTGTTCTATCTCTTAAATTATACGGATGTGTCTTTGGCGATGTTGATTCCGTTTTGGAGCGGACATTATCTGAACATTGGTTGGCTGGCAGTACCTTTGCTTTTTATAGCGGTGATCGGGACGGTCAACGGTGTGAATTTTACCGATGGCCTGGATGGTCTGGCGTCCAGTGTGACCATTATGGTGGCTGTATTTTTCACAGTGGTTTCTGTGGGAATGAACAGTGGCATTGAACCGATCACCTGTGCCGTAGTGGGTGGACTGATGGGATTTTTGTTGTTCAATGTATTTCCTGCCAGTGTGTTCATGGGCGATACAGGTTCTCTTGCCTTGGGAGGATTCGTGGCAGGTACGGCTTATATGCTTCAGATGCCTTTGTTTATATTGATTGTAGGGTTGATCTATCTGATTGAAGTGATCTCTGTGATTATGCAGGTGACTTACTTTAAGATGACGCATGGAAAGCGTATCTTTAAGATGGCTCCGATTCACCACCATTTTGAACTTTGCGGCTGGTCGGAGACCAGAGTGGTCGCGGTGTTTTCCATTGTCACAGCGATTCTCTGTCTGATTGGCCTGTTGGCACTGTAG